In Streptomyces sp. SN-593, a single genomic region encodes these proteins:
- a CDS encoding alpha-amylase family glycosyl hydrolase — MRAHRRPPSWLSEAVVYQIYPATFADSDGDGIGDLRGVRDHLDHLDWLGVDTLWLSPCFASPFGDGGYDVSDYLTVAPRYGSNEDADALIEAARARGMRIMLDLVPGHTSHQHPWFQAAVQDPDDHRYIWSDRVASPVRGWIPNHAARGGYYLANFYPIQPALNFGYARPDPAEPWRQPVDAAGPRANRAALREIMGHWFDRGVSGFRVDMAASLVKDDPGFVETGRLWGEMREWIDREHPGRILLSEWGDPKTAVPAGFHADFFLHFTGPALRSLWDNGTGSQGPWADGRPCYFDPDGRGSMSTFLEAWREADAAIDGTGHVALPTANHDFSRLACGPRTRDMVAPAFAFLLTWPSVPVVYYGDEIGMRYVPGVPDKEGSQLDSEARQGSRTPMQWDGSAGAGFSEAAEDRFYLPLDPDGDRPDVAAARADEGSLLHHVRRLIALRRQTPALGTGGTVRVLHQDYPFVYLRGDRHLVVVNGRREPATAPWPATGSAPRALAAHGVEVTGSDIRAAGFSYGVYELAPDAAVPA, encoded by the coding sequence GTGCGCGCGCACCGGCGGCCGCCGTCGTGGCTCTCCGAGGCCGTCGTCTACCAGATCTACCCGGCGACCTTCGCCGACTCCGACGGCGACGGCATCGGCGACCTGCGCGGGGTGCGGGACCACCTCGACCACCTGGACTGGCTCGGCGTGGACACGCTGTGGCTGAGCCCCTGCTTCGCCTCGCCGTTCGGGGACGGCGGGTACGACGTCAGCGACTACCTGACCGTCGCACCCCGCTACGGCAGCAACGAGGACGCCGACGCGCTCATCGAGGCGGCCCGCGCCCGCGGGATGCGGATCATGCTCGACCTCGTCCCCGGACACACCTCCCACCAGCACCCCTGGTTCCAGGCGGCCGTGCAGGACCCGGACGACCACCGGTACATCTGGTCCGACCGCGTCGCCTCGCCGGTGCGCGGCTGGATCCCCAACCACGCGGCGCGCGGCGGCTACTACCTGGCGAACTTCTATCCGATCCAGCCCGCCCTGAACTTCGGCTACGCCCGCCCCGACCCGGCCGAGCCGTGGCGGCAGCCGGTGGACGCGGCGGGGCCGCGGGCCAACCGCGCCGCGCTGCGGGAGATCATGGGGCACTGGTTCGACCGCGGTGTCTCCGGCTTCCGCGTCGACATGGCCGCCTCGCTGGTCAAGGACGACCCCGGGTTCGTCGAGACCGGCCGGCTGTGGGGGGAGATGCGGGAGTGGATCGACCGGGAGCACCCCGGGCGCATCCTGCTGTCCGAGTGGGGCGACCCGAAGACCGCGGTCCCGGCCGGGTTCCACGCGGACTTCTTCCTGCACTTCACCGGCCCCGCCCTGCGCTCCCTGTGGGACAACGGCACCGGCAGCCAGGGCCCGTGGGCCGACGGGCGGCCCTGCTACTTCGACCCCGACGGCCGGGGCTCGATGAGCACCTTCCTGGAGGCCTGGCGCGAGGCCGACGCCGCGATCGACGGCACCGGCCACGTCGCCCTGCCCACCGCCAACCACGACTTCTCCCGGCTGGCCTGCGGTCCCCGCACCCGCGACATGGTCGCGCCCGCCTTCGCCTTCCTGCTCACCTGGCCCTCGGTGCCGGTCGTCTACTACGGCGACGAGATCGGCATGCGGTACGTCCCCGGGGTGCCGGACAAGGAGGGCAGCCAGCTCGACTCCGAGGCGCGCCAGGGCTCCCGCACCCCGATGCAGTGGGACGGCTCCGCGGGCGCCGGCTTCTCAGAAGCGGCCGAGGACCGCTTCTACCTGCCCCTCGACCCCGACGGCGACCGGCCCGACGTGGCCGCCGCCCGGGCCGACGAGGGCTCCCTGCTGCACCACGTGCGACGGCTGATCGCGCTGCGCAGGCAGACGCCCGCGCTCGGCACCGGCGGCACCGTGCGGGTGCTGCACCAGGACTACCCCTTCGTCTACCTGCGCGGCGACCGCCACCTCGTGGTGGTCAACGGGCGCCGCGAACCCGCGACCGCGCCCTGGCCCGCCACGGGCTCCGCGCCGCGCGCGCTCGCCGCCCACGGCGTGGAGGTGACCGGCTCGGACATCCGGGCGGCGGGGTTCTCCTACGGCGTCTACGAACTCGCTCCGGACGCGGCGGTGCCCGCGTAG
- a CDS encoding LacI family DNA-binding transcriptional regulator codes for MVTARKPATGTTGTPTVYDVAERASVSIATVSRVYRSPDAVRAPTREKVLAAARDLGYVPSGSARGLASRTTGILGLCIPDYADPETDAPGDGDENAATLYADHIIRGMERAARSRGFALLVAASLRDDPTSLVATVAGHVDGFAVMSRTVAARELETVSRRMPVVMLAGPPELDHLDNVQVDNRDGQRELTRHLIEEHGLADLAFVGGPADSPDAEARFLGYRDACRDAGLPVPAEPALRGDLTRTAGRDAARVLIDAAASGAVSRAGAASGSAAASGAVPGAASGAASGGGPDPAAGLPDALILANDQMAVGALEEFAAHGVRVPEHIAVTGFDGIPLGAMAQPPLTTVRQPSRRIGEEAVALLVDRIGAPAREPHAVVLPVTLVLRASCGCVEPVPAPRRG; via the coding sequence GTGGTCACTGCGCGGAAACCGGCGACCGGCACGACCGGGACGCCGACGGTCTACGACGTGGCCGAGCGGGCGAGCGTGTCGATCGCCACGGTGTCCCGGGTCTACCGCTCCCCGGACGCGGTCCGGGCGCCCACCCGGGAGAAGGTGCTCGCCGCCGCCCGCGACCTCGGCTACGTCCCCAGCGGCAGCGCCCGCGGCCTGGCCAGCCGGACCACCGGCATCCTCGGCCTGTGCATCCCCGACTACGCCGACCCCGAGACGGACGCGCCCGGCGACGGCGACGAGAACGCCGCGACCCTCTACGCCGACCACATCATCCGCGGCATGGAGCGCGCCGCCCGCAGCCGCGGCTTCGCCCTGCTGGTCGCCGCCTCGCTGCGGGACGACCCGACGAGCCTGGTCGCCACCGTGGCCGGCCACGTCGACGGCTTCGCGGTCATGTCCCGGACCGTGGCCGCCCGGGAACTGGAGACGGTCTCCCGCCGGATGCCGGTGGTGATGCTGGCCGGGCCGCCGGAGTTGGACCACCTCGACAACGTCCAGGTCGACAACCGCGACGGGCAGCGGGAGCTGACCCGCCACCTGATCGAGGAACACGGCCTGGCCGACCTGGCGTTCGTCGGCGGACCGGCGGACTCGCCCGACGCCGAGGCGCGTTTCCTCGGGTACCGGGACGCGTGCCGGGACGCCGGGCTGCCGGTCCCGGCGGAGCCGGCGCTGCGCGGCGACCTCACGCGGACCGCCGGGCGGGACGCGGCGCGGGTGCTCATCGACGCGGCGGCGTCGGGGGCGGTTTCCCGGGCGGGTGCGGCCTCCGGGTCCGCAGCCGCGTCCGGGGCCGTTCCCGGGGCCGCTTCCGGGGCCGCTTCCGGGGGCGGGCCGGACCCGGCCGCCGGGCTGCCCGACGCGCTGATCCTCGCCAACGACCAGATGGCGGTGGGGGCGTTGGAGGAGTTCGCCGCGCACGGCGTCCGCGTGCCCGAGCACATCGCGGTGACCGGGTTCGACGGCATCCCGCTCGGCGCGATGGCCCAGCCGCCGCTGACCACCGTCCGCCAGCCCAGCCGGCGGATCGGCGAGGAGGCGGTCGCGCTGCTCGTGGACCGTATCGGCGCACCGGCGCGCGAACCGCACGCAGTGGTGCTCCCCGTGACCCTGGTGCTGCGGGCCAGTTGCGGCTGCGTCGAGCCGGTGCCGGCGCCGCGCCGGGGGTGA
- a CDS encoding ABC transporter substrate-binding protein, translating into MTRASGRRLRAAAAFGVAAMLVATGCSVSVRSGTSNVGPTTLLVGGADNGTPALFRNFNPFSPNKRNLTTWMYEPLEVVNNLDGAETPFLATGHTQPDARTVDFHIRQGVRWSDGTAFSAADVAYTFELLRSHPALDTAGVWQHISSLSVSGDHVVFHLKNADVPAAKVIEQTLIVPEHVWRKVKDPVTYTDPNPVVTGPYTLARFTPNQYTLAKNTAYWQADKVEVQKVIVPGSSSDLAIATQGYDWAYSFFPNVDSTWVKADAQHNSYWFPPGGIVGLLPNLTKAPFDDVDFRTGLSLALDRQQIADKAEQGYVKAASQTGLLLPNEKASLNTSIPDQGMVSQDTSAALAAFAKAGYTRRGGKLVDRAGKPLSVGLTVPDGWSDWLQGAQEIIQQLRAVGITVRLDKPQPAAYQQDLQNGDFDLALGTVGGSGSLYQDYNNLLNSAFKKAVGTSTASNYERYGDATTDALLNRFRTTTDPAEQKRLADRLQSVVYAQLPEISLFYGGLWGLSSDKKFTGWPSQKNPYASLMTWGSTPLLVMTHLRLAQ; encoded by the coding sequence ATGACGCGTGCCAGCGGGAGGCGGCTGAGGGCCGCTGCCGCTTTCGGGGTCGCCGCCATGCTCGTCGCCACCGGGTGCTCGGTCTCCGTCAGGTCCGGCACCTCGAACGTCGGCCCCACCACCCTGCTGGTCGGGGGCGCCGACAACGGCACGCCGGCCCTCTTCCGGAACTTCAACCCGTTCTCGCCGAACAAGCGCAACCTGACGACGTGGATGTACGAGCCGCTGGAGGTCGTCAACAACCTCGACGGCGCCGAGACGCCGTTCCTGGCCACCGGCCACACGCAGCCGGACGCCCGGACCGTGGACTTCCACATCCGGCAGGGCGTGCGCTGGTCGGACGGCACGGCGTTCTCGGCGGCCGACGTGGCCTACACCTTCGAGCTGCTGCGCAGCCACCCGGCGCTGGACACGGCCGGCGTGTGGCAGCACATCAGCTCGCTGTCGGTCAGCGGCGACCACGTGGTCTTCCACCTGAAGAACGCGGACGTCCCCGCGGCGAAGGTGATCGAGCAGACGCTCATCGTGCCGGAGCACGTCTGGCGCAAGGTGAAGGACCCGGTGACGTACACCGATCCGAACCCCGTGGTCACCGGCCCGTACACGCTGGCGCGCTTCACGCCCAACCAGTACACGCTGGCCAAGAACACGGCGTACTGGCAGGCCGACAAGGTCGAGGTGCAGAAGGTCATCGTGCCGGGCTCCAGCTCCGACCTGGCCATCGCCACGCAGGGCTACGACTGGGCCTACTCCTTCTTCCCGAACGTGGACAGCACCTGGGTGAAGGCGGACGCGCAGCACAACAGCTACTGGTTCCCGCCCGGCGGCATCGTCGGGCTGCTGCCCAACCTCACCAAGGCGCCGTTCGACGACGTGGACTTCCGCACCGGTCTGTCGCTGGCGCTGGACCGCCAGCAGATCGCCGACAAGGCGGAGCAGGGCTACGTGAAGGCGGCCAGCCAGACCGGACTGCTGCTGCCGAACGAGAAGGCGTCGCTCAACACCTCCATCCCGGACCAGGGGATGGTGTCCCAGGACACCTCGGCCGCGCTGGCCGCGTTCGCCAAGGCCGGCTACACCCGGCGCGGCGGCAAGCTCGTGGACCGCGCGGGCAAGCCGCTGAGCGTGGGCCTCACGGTGCCGGACGGCTGGTCGGACTGGTTGCAGGGCGCCCAGGAGATCATCCAGCAACTGCGCGCGGTCGGCATCACCGTCCGGCTCGACAAGCCGCAGCCGGCCGCCTACCAGCAGGACCTGCAGAACGGCGACTTCGACCTGGCGCTGGGCACCGTCGGCGGTTCCGGCTCGCTCTACCAGGACTACAACAACCTGCTGAACTCCGCGTTCAAGAAGGCGGTGGGCACCTCCACCGCCTCCAACTACGAGCGCTACGGCGACGCGACGACCGACGCGCTGCTCAACCGGTTCCGGACCACCACCGACCCGGCCGAGCAGAAGCGGCTCGCCGACCGGTTGCAGAGCGTCGTCTACGCCCAACTGCCCGAGATCTCGCTCTTCTACGGCGGGCTGTGGGGCCTGTCCAGCGACAAGAAGTTCACCGGCTGGCCCAGCCAGAAGAATCCGTACGCGTCCTTGATGACCTGGGGTTCCACCCCGCTTCTGGTGATGACGCACCTGCGGTTGGCGCAGTAG
- a CDS encoding ABC transporter permease — protein sequence MRYILRKFGLLLLTLWAAVTLNYALPRLMPGSPADAAVAKLSQNGPVAPSTRAAIEAQLGVPSGSWWHQYVQYLNTVVHLRFGVSYTFFPQSVSSMVGQALPWTLMLVGLVTVLAFVVGSLIGVAAAWRRGTWLDSLPTLSGAFLAAFPYFWTALLLVFFAGYVLGWFPTSGAYSADAVPNFSAGFVRDSLYHAVLPALTILVTSLGGWILGMRNSMIGTIGEDYVTFAEANGLRGRTVALRYAARNALLPNLTGFGMALGGVVGGSLLVEQVFNYPGVGHLLYSAVTNHDYPLMQALFLMITVCVLVANFIVDVLYGVLDPRTRR from the coding sequence ATGCGCTACATCCTGCGCAAGTTCGGGCTGCTGCTGCTCACCTTGTGGGCGGCGGTCACGCTCAACTACGCGCTCCCCCGGCTGATGCCGGGCTCGCCGGCCGACGCGGCCGTCGCGAAGCTCTCGCAGAACGGCCCGGTGGCACCCTCCACCCGGGCCGCGATCGAGGCGCAGTTGGGCGTGCCCAGCGGCAGTTGGTGGCACCAGTACGTGCAGTACCTGAACACCGTCGTCCACCTGCGGTTCGGGGTGTCCTACACCTTCTTCCCGCAGTCGGTGTCCAGCATGGTGGGCCAGGCGCTGCCCTGGACCCTCATGCTGGTGGGCCTGGTGACGGTGCTGGCGTTCGTCGTCGGCTCGCTGATCGGGGTGGCCGCGGCCTGGCGGCGGGGCACCTGGCTGGACTCGCTGCCCACCCTGTCCGGCGCGTTCCTGGCGGCGTTCCCGTACTTCTGGACCGCGCTGCTGCTGGTCTTCTTCGCCGGCTACGTGCTCGGCTGGTTCCCGACCTCGGGGGCGTACTCGGCGGACGCGGTGCCGAACTTCTCGGCGGGGTTCGTCCGCGACTCGCTCTACCACGCGGTGCTGCCGGCGCTGACGATCCTGGTGACCTCGCTGGGCGGCTGGATCCTCGGCATGCGCAACTCGATGATCGGCACCATCGGCGAGGACTACGTGACCTTCGCCGAGGCCAACGGCCTGCGCGGGCGCACCGTCGCCCTGCGCTACGCGGCCCGCAACGCGCTGCTGCCCAACCTCACCGGCTTCGGCATGGCGCTGGGCGGCGTGGTCGGCGGCTCGCTGCTGGTCGAGCAGGTCTTCAACTACCCCGGTGTCGGCCACCTGCTGTACAGCGCGGTGACCAACCACGACTACCCGCTGATGCAGGCGCTCTTCCTGATGATCACGGTGTGCGTGCTGGTCGCGAACTTCATCGTGGACGTCCTCTACGGCGTCCTGGACCCCCGGACCAGGCGGTGA
- a CDS encoding ABC transporter permease has protein sequence MTSPATNPPTPPTPPTPPVPPAPAAATGPAAPPSSGALRALKVFGRSFGTVWSNGKARLGLVILALFVLVAVLAPVIAPYSPHANDFTPGAGSSSAHLLGTTGAGEDVLSQLLYGARVSIVVGFVAGGLATLVAVAVGLSWGYLRVWLGDVVNFVVNLFLVVPGLPLMIIIAAYLQNGGLKMVVLVVVITGWAWGARVLRAQTQSLRSRDFVTAALFSGESATRVVFREILPNMTSMIAGSFFGAATAAVLSESGLSFLGLGDPFTVSWGSMLYWAQNSNALLTGQWVLLFAPGLCVALLATAMTLVNFGVDGLSNPRLREGSTR, from the coding sequence ATGACCTCCCCTGCTACGAACCCGCCGACGCCTCCGACGCCCCCGACGCCTCCTGTCCCGCCGGCACCGGCAGCGGCCACCGGGCCCGCCGCTCCGCCGAGTTCGGGTGCGCTGCGCGCGCTCAAGGTCTTCGGCCGCAGCTTCGGCACGGTGTGGAGCAACGGCAAGGCCCGCCTGGGCCTGGTGATCCTCGCGCTCTTCGTCCTGGTGGCCGTCCTCGCGCCGGTCATCGCGCCGTACTCGCCGCACGCCAACGACTTCACGCCCGGTGCCGGCAGCAGTTCCGCACACCTGCTGGGCACCACCGGCGCCGGCGAGGACGTGCTGTCCCAGCTCCTGTACGGGGCGCGGGTGTCGATCGTGGTCGGGTTCGTCGCCGGCGGGCTGGCCACGCTGGTGGCGGTGGCCGTCGGGCTGTCCTGGGGCTACCTGCGCGTGTGGCTCGGCGACGTGGTCAACTTCGTCGTCAACCTCTTCCTGGTCGTCCCCGGCCTGCCGTTGATGATCATCATCGCCGCCTACCTGCAGAACGGCGGGCTGAAGATGGTCGTGCTGGTGGTCGTGATCACCGGCTGGGCGTGGGGCGCGCGCGTGCTGCGGGCGCAGACCCAGTCGCTGCGCAGCCGGGACTTCGTCACCGCGGCGCTGTTCAGCGGCGAGAGCGCCACCCGGGTGGTGTTCCGGGAGATCCTGCCCAACATGACCTCGATGATCGCCGGCTCCTTCTTCGGCGCGGCCACCGCGGCGGTGCTGTCGGAGTCCGGACTGTCCTTCCTCGGGCTCGGCGACCCCTTCACGGTGAGCTGGGGCTCGATGCTCTACTGGGCACAGAACTCCAACGCCCTCCTCACCGGCCAGTGGGTGCTGCTGTTCGCTCCCGGCCTGTGCGTCGCGCTGCTGGCCACCGCGATGACCCTGGTCAACTTCGGTGTCGACGGGCTGAGCAACCCGCGGCTGCGGGAAGGGAGCACGCGATGA